In Paenibacillus guangzhouensis, a single window of DNA contains:
- a CDS encoding TrkH family potassium uptake protein, producing MFKKLRNWLERRSPAQVISGYYLLAVTVSVLLFNIPAVHRPGVDMSFFDTVFTAVSVVSDTGLGVINVSETFSVFGYFVIMLVLQFGGIGIMAMSTFFWILLGRKIGLRERRLIMVDNNQFALSGLVQLVKEILQIFILTELIGALLFGFHFLRYFPTWQEAFLQGLFASVSAATNAGMDITGNSLIPFAHDYYVQLLTIVLIVFGSIGFPVLIELKAYLSRRKSKLEQPFRFSLFTKLSTLTYGVLLLIGTVLIFALEYQHFFKGMALHESFFYSLFQSATTRSAGLTTMDISEFSHPTLLVMGVLMFIGGSPNSVGGGIRTTTFALNILFIYHFARGNREIKVFRRELHQDDVMKSLAITLLASIMCCLSVIAISISDKQHQLIEIFLEVCSAFGTVGLSTGITPELSTFAKSILIILMFIGRIGLTSFLYIIGGSKKDAKFHYPVERVITG from the coding sequence ATGTTCAAAAAACTTCGGAACTGGCTGGAGAGGCGTTCCCCAGCTCAAGTGATTTCCGGCTATTATTTACTTGCAGTCACCGTTTCTGTTCTATTATTTAATATCCCCGCCGTGCATAGACCAGGGGTAGACATGTCCTTCTTCGATACGGTCTTCACCGCCGTCAGCGTGGTAAGCGACACCGGGTTAGGTGTCATCAATGTATCGGAGACGTTCAGTGTATTCGGATATTTCGTCATTATGCTCGTCCTGCAATTCGGGGGTATCGGCATTATGGCGATGAGTACCTTCTTCTGGATCCTGTTGGGTCGCAAAATCGGCCTTCGTGAACGGCGCCTCATCATGGTCGACAATAACCAGTTCGCTTTATCGGGACTCGTTCAATTGGTCAAAGAAATCCTACAAATTTTCATCCTGACAGAGCTAATCGGGGCGCTTCTATTCGGATTTCATTTCTTGCGATATTTCCCGACCTGGCAGGAGGCATTCCTTCAAGGGCTATTCGCATCCGTCAGTGCAGCAACCAATGCAGGGATGGATATCACGGGCAATTCACTTATCCCGTTCGCGCATGATTACTATGTACAGCTGCTCACGATTGTGCTCATCGTCTTCGGGTCCATCGGTTTCCCGGTCTTAATCGAATTGAAGGCATATTTATCCCGGAGAAAGTCGAAGCTTGAACAACCTTTTCGCTTTTCTCTATTCACCAAGCTATCGACGCTGACGTATGGGGTCCTGCTGCTGATCGGGACCGTGCTTATTTTCGCATTGGAATATCAGCACTTTTTCAAAGGAATGGCGTTACATGAGAGCTTCTTCTATTCGCTCTTCCAATCCGCGACAACACGAAGCGCTGGACTTACGACGATGGATATTAGTGAATTCTCGCATCCGACACTCTTAGTGATGGGTGTACTCATGTTCATTGGTGGATCTCCGAATTCCGTCGGCGGCGGGATCCGGACGACAACCTTTGCGCTGAATATCTTATTCATCTATCACTTTGCTAGAGGGAACCGGGAGATCAAGGTATTCAGGCGTGAGCTGCACCAAGATGATGTGATGAAATCACTCGCCATTACGCTATTGGCCTCGATCATGTGTTGTCTCTCCGTCATTGCGATCAGCATTTCGGACAAGCAGCATCAGCTAATTGAGATTTTCCTCGAGGTCTGCTCTGCCTTCGGAACGGTTGGCTTGTCTACGGGCATCACTCCGGAACTCAGCACTTTTGCCAAATCGATTCTGATCATACTCATGTTCATCGGTAGAATCGGACTTACTTCCTTCTTATACATCATCGGCGGCAGCAAAAAGGATGCCAAGTTCCATTATCCGGTCGAAAGAGTGATTACAGGTTAA
- a CDS encoding sugar porter family MFS transporter, translating into MKFVTLVSMVAALGGLLFGFDTAVVSGAIGFMKDHFSLNEVEVGWAVSSLIIGCIAGAASAGVLGDRFGRKKVLITAAILFIIGSIGSAIPSTFSGYIIARIIGGIGIGITSTLCPLYNAEIAPAKYRGRLVALNQFATVTGIFLTYFVNLGIAGYGDDAWDIAMGWRWMFGFGVLPGVLFLVLLFFVPESPRWLIKQGKAAESLPILLKIHGEELAKQEVLDIKKSFAQESGSIRQLFSPALRISLIVGVGLAILQQVTGINAVMYYAPEIFKETGAGTNAALVQTILVGLINFLFTILAIWLIDKVGRKVLLLIGSASMAVSLAVIGTAFYTGHTSGMLVLIFILIYVASFAISLGPVVWVIMSEIFPNRIRGKATAIASMALWAADYIVSQTFPPMLASAGPAITFWIFGVMSVITFLFTWRIVPETKGKSLEEIETLLASSKG; encoded by the coding sequence ATGAAATTTGTCACTCTTGTCTCGATGGTTGCCGCTTTGGGCGGATTATTATTCGGATTCGATACCGCTGTCGTATCGGGTGCGATTGGGTTTATGAAAGACCATTTCAGCTTGAATGAAGTGGAAGTGGGCTGGGCTGTGTCCAGCTTAATTATCGGTTGTATTGCAGGGGCTGCAAGTGCAGGTGTACTCGGCGATCGATTCGGCCGGAAGAAGGTATTGATCACGGCGGCCATCCTCTTTATTATCGGATCCATCGGATCGGCGATTCCGTCCACCTTCAGCGGTTACATTATCGCACGGATCATCGGCGGGATTGGCATTGGTATCACCTCGACGCTCTGTCCGCTCTATAATGCGGAGATTGCACCTGCCAAATATCGCGGTCGTCTGGTTGCCTTGAACCAGTTCGCTACTGTAACGGGAATCTTCCTCACGTATTTCGTCAATCTCGGTATCGCTGGATACGGGGATGACGCATGGGACATTGCCATGGGTTGGCGTTGGATGTTCGGATTTGGCGTCCTGCCGGGCGTATTATTCTTGGTGCTCCTATTCTTCGTGCCGGAGAGTCCGAGATGGTTGATTAAACAGGGGAAAGCCGCGGAATCGCTCCCGATTCTGCTCAAGATTCATGGCGAGGAGCTGGCGAAGCAAGAAGTATTGGATATTAAGAAATCGTTCGCGCAAGAGAGCGGTTCGATTCGCCAATTGTTCAGTCCTGCCTTGCGCATTTCGCTCATCGTAGGTGTAGGACTGGCGATTCTCCAGCAAGTGACGGGGATTAACGCGGTCATGTATTATGCGCCGGAAATCTTCAAAGAAACGGGTGCCGGGACGAACGCTGCCTTGGTACAGACCATCTTGGTCGGGTTGATTAATTTCTTGTTCACCATTCTTGCGATTTGGCTGATCGATAAGGTCGGACGCAAAGTCCTATTGCTCATCGGATCCGCCTCCATGGCCGTGAGCCTTGCGGTGATTGGCACGGCGTTCTATACAGGACACACGTCAGGGATGCTGGTGCTTATCTTTATTTTGATCTACGTCGCATCGTTTGCGATATCGCTCGGACCTGTCGTCTGGGTTATCATGTCGGAGATCTTTCCGAATCGGATTCGCGGAAAAGCGACGGCAATCGCCTCCATGGCGTTGTGGGCTGCGGATTACATCGTATCCCAGACCTTCCCTCCGATGCTTGCTTCGGCGGGGCCTGCGATTACATTCTGGATCTTCGGTGTGATGTCCGTGATTACGTTCTTATTCACATGGCGGATTGTCCCTGAGACGAAGGGGAAATCGCTGGAGGAAATTGAAACTTTGTTGGCCTCCTCAAAAGGTTAA
- a CDS encoding histidine kinase N-terminal 7TM domain-containing diguanylate cyclase, giving the protein MWIDFVLFILLFTLFAYIFATVTITNLHKAYLVFHFSMMVWPFCQFAIKATDNPQLQLLYVKIAFVDMSMLTVGWLLFTLFLTGRSPFPRRKVLFTMSVPTICAAIIVILNPYGMFVEPLDGGYIQRTYGPLFWLCITIFIGYVFVSLYMMYLALAGNSSPRIKKQVKQVLTGIVVMTIFILADIALNVVFWQSLKVLPGLTSLGIMLSAIIFVVAIHRDKVFDIVTIAHQDIINTIAHGIVVLDDNETIVEINHSLRPYFELHVGDRFDITSILPHHESTDKTNAFIQTYQQSPLKRAEIEVMFNRDNRRYIHIHAAPIIVRDAMVGRIITFQDMSVLRRLINETNLQNQILHDRNQSLIAIQRELFESNQKLEKMAITDSLTNCYNRHYLTQQLELEVIKNMNHRIPFSLLLVDIDYFKFINDNYGHLAGDRVLCSTVEVIRQNLRQRDILARYGGEEFIIYLPNTTRAQANILAERIKSTVEANKMNISPVTPALSITISVGLLALDNMTLEPVKDSKSTLNELFQSVDEALYQAKREGRNRIVSIAK; this is encoded by the coding sequence GTGTGGATTGACTTCGTTTTGTTTATTCTCTTATTTACCTTATTTGCTTATATTTTTGCTACCGTCACCATTACGAATTTGCATAAGGCTTACTTAGTATTCCATTTCTCTATGATGGTATGGCCATTCTGCCAGTTCGCGATCAAAGCAACGGACAACCCCCAGCTCCAATTACTTTATGTTAAGATTGCCTTCGTCGATATGTCGATGCTGACCGTTGGATGGCTATTATTCACACTTTTCCTGACGGGTCGATCGCCATTCCCACGAAGAAAAGTATTATTTACCATGTCTGTTCCTACGATATGCGCAGCCATCATCGTGATTCTCAATCCTTACGGCATGTTCGTGGAGCCTTTGGACGGCGGTTATATCCAAAGGACGTATGGGCCTCTATTTTGGCTCTGCATCACCATTTTTATCGGGTATGTCTTCGTGTCACTGTATATGATGTATCTCGCCCTAGCAGGGAACAGCTCGCCACGCATCAAAAAGCAAGTGAAACAAGTGCTCACAGGCATTGTGGTCATGACGATATTCATCCTGGCAGACATCGCTCTCAATGTCGTCTTCTGGCAATCGCTTAAGGTCTTGCCAGGACTCACGTCCCTTGGCATTATGCTGTCAGCGATCATTTTCGTCGTCGCCATCCATCGAGATAAAGTATTCGATATTGTGACCATCGCACACCAAGATATCATCAACACCATCGCGCACGGCATTGTCGTACTTGACGATAATGAGACCATCGTCGAGATCAACCATTCGCTTCGTCCCTATTTTGAACTGCATGTAGGTGACCGCTTCGATATTACATCCATCCTCCCACATCATGAATCCACCGACAAAACCAACGCATTCATTCAGACCTATCAGCAATCTCCGCTAAAGAGAGCTGAGATTGAAGTCATGTTCAATCGGGACAATCGCCGATATATCCATATCCATGCTGCGCCGATTATCGTTCGAGATGCCATGGTCGGGCGTATCATTACGTTCCAGGATATGAGCGTCCTGCGCCGCTTGATCAACGAGACGAACTTACAGAACCAAATCCTGCACGATCGTAACCAATCGTTGATTGCGATTCAGCGTGAACTATTCGAATCCAACCAGAAACTCGAGAAAATGGCGATCACCGACAGCTTGACGAATTGTTACAATCGCCATTACTTAACACAGCAGTTAGAGCTCGAAGTGATAAAAAACATGAATCATCGCATACCATTCTCATTACTGCTCGTAGACATCGACTATTTTAAATTCATCAATGACAACTACGGACATCTCGCCGGCGACAGAGTCCTGTGCAGCACCGTGGAAGTGATTAGACAGAACCTGCGACAGCGCGACATTCTGGCTCGTTATGGCGGAGAAGAATTCATTATCTATCTCCCGAATACGACTCGTGCCCAAGCCAACATCCTGGCAGAACGCATCAAATCCACCGTCGAAGCGAACAAGATGAACATCTCACCTGTGACGCCCGCATTATCGATCACGATTAGCGTCGGGTTGCTTGCCTTGGACAACATGACATTGGAGCCTGTAAAGGACTCGAAATCAACGCTAAATGAATTGTTCCAATCGGTGGATGAAGCGTTATATCAGGCGAAAAGAGAAGGCCGAAACCGCATTGTGAGCATCGCAAAGTAA
- a CDS encoding sensor histidine kinase, with translation MNIRRMLFIVIPALFIASNAVAFFIFQSGITVQKSYNVMLDRVLLYKQIAGQTENNLRTLNVYLSDRNEMSRSNFTQQRNELKQLREGLSAQETISSTAVLVCSYLHMIDTFMAQEDDVMQAFHHTDSLAYAGFYEKAERTAAFIQEEGHQLIDLELSYYQPFYQQIFTHTKSMNGWAVAVFVLNTLISVACAYWISLGITRPIRQLTRTAQQISRGNLQAPSPKIGAHHEFGVLSEAFERMQESLKSLIAKEKEGLERDKLVKSLELEVLQNQMNPHFLFNSLNVLSKLALLEGAEKTSDLTVTMSNLLRYNLRKLDHPVTLRDEVEHAKEYFTIQQARFRDRIRFITEIDERGLDIWVPTLTLQPLLENVFVHGIEGMEQGAEIKLAVSYIPGEVRVSISDNGIGMSEEVRQSLLQHDARPPTAQAKGQSTGLGTRNVFRRLELFYGREDLVDIVSKPGLGTTVLIRFPAAGKEEEDVSLIDRR, from the coding sequence ATGAATATTCGCAGAATGTTGTTTATTGTGATTCCAGCCCTGTTTATCGCGAGCAATGCGGTGGCGTTCTTCATCTTCCAGAGCGGCATCACGGTGCAGAAGAGTTATAATGTGATGCTGGATCGGGTATTATTATACAAGCAAATCGCCGGGCAAACGGAAAATAATCTTCGGACATTAAACGTTTATTTGTCGGATCGAAACGAGATGAGCCGTAGTAACTTCACACAACAGCGCAATGAGCTGAAGCAGCTGCGGGAGGGTCTGTCTGCACAAGAGACGATCTCATCGACAGCGGTGCTCGTTTGCAGCTACCTTCATATGATTGATACCTTTATGGCACAAGAGGATGATGTCATGCAGGCATTTCACCATACAGATTCTTTGGCATATGCAGGCTTCTATGAGAAGGCGGAGCGGACCGCGGCGTTCATCCAAGAAGAGGGCCATCAGCTCATTGATCTGGAACTTAGCTATTATCAACCGTTCTATCAGCAAATCTTCACCCATACGAAGTCTATGAATGGCTGGGCCGTTGCCGTATTCGTCCTGAATACGCTGATTAGCGTTGCATGCGCGTATTGGATTTCACTAGGGATTACCAGGCCCATCCGGCAACTTACGAGGACCGCGCAGCAAATATCGAGAGGAAATTTACAGGCCCCTTCCCCGAAAATTGGAGCGCATCACGAGTTTGGCGTATTATCGGAGGCATTCGAGCGTATGCAAGAGAGCTTGAAGTCGCTGATTGCGAAGGAGAAGGAGGGTCTAGAGCGGGACAAGCTGGTCAAGTCGCTTGAACTGGAAGTGCTGCAGAACCAGATGAACCCCCACTTCCTCTTTAATTCACTGAATGTTTTATCCAAGCTTGCGCTGCTCGAGGGTGCGGAGAAGACGAGCGATCTCACCGTCACGATGTCTAATCTTCTTCGATATAACCTTCGCAAGCTGGACCATCCAGTAACCCTCCGGGATGAAGTGGAGCATGCCAAAGAATACTTTACGATTCAACAGGCCCGGTTCCGTGACCGCATCCGGTTCATCACCGAGATCGACGAGCGGGGACTGGATATATGGGTTCCAACGTTAACGCTGCAGCCCTTGCTCGAGAATGTGTTCGTGCATGGCATCGAGGGCATGGAGCAGGGGGCCGAGATCAAGCTTGCTGTGTCATACATTCCCGGGGAGGTCAGAGTCTCCATCTCGGACAATGGGATTGGTATGAGCGAAGAAGTACGCCAGTCCTTGCTTCAACATGATGCGAGGCCGCCGACTGCACAGGCGAAGGGACAATCCACGGGTCTTGGCACGCGCAATGTGTTCAGACGATTAGAGTTGTTCTACGGTAGGGAAGATCTCGTAGACATTGTTAGCAAGCCGGGCCTCGGAACGACGGTTCTGATTCGGTTTCCTGCTGCAGGAAAGGAGGAGGAAGATGTATCGCTTATTGATCGCAGATGA
- the mraY gene encoding phospho-N-acetylmuramoyl-pentapeptide-transferase yields MTSSLLFALGISFLLVAALTPILIWGLRSLKLTQPIRAELPPEHHAKRGTPLMAGIILLIGVMTSTYLHPQPLVLFIGATFVLFSFVGFMDDFKKAAFQDPSGISGRTKLIFQFTFTITLLLILLFQFDLSSEITLFNNFSLHLPILAYLIIMTLFIVGSANAINFTDGLDGLLINVAIPTFFFFFVISERIEVKTFSLVMVGCLLGLFIYNIYPAKAFMGDTGSLAIGGSLAFLAVIEKVEILIPILFSVYLVEQFSVMLQVWYYKKTKLRIFRMAPIHYHFSLKYGWSENKIVMVFGFISWFSAFISWAIWKFIL; encoded by the coding sequence ATGACGTCATCACTACTTTTTGCACTTGGTATTTCATTCTTACTCGTCGCTGCATTAACACCGATTCTTATCTGGGGGTTACGCAGTCTGAAGCTAACGCAGCCGATTCGGGCTGAGCTGCCGCCAGAGCATCACGCCAAGCGCGGCACCCCTCTGATGGCGGGGATTATTCTGCTGATCGGTGTCATGACCTCAACGTACCTTCATCCCCAACCGCTGGTACTTTTTATCGGGGCAACATTCGTCTTGTTCAGTTTCGTCGGCTTTATGGATGATTTCAAGAAGGCGGCTTTTCAAGACCCGTCCGGCATATCCGGAAGGACCAAACTGATCTTCCAGTTCACCTTCACGATCACCTTGCTGCTCATCCTGTTATTTCAGTTCGACTTGAGTTCCGAAATTACGCTGTTTAACAATTTCTCGCTGCATCTACCGATTCTTGCGTATCTTATCATTATGACGTTATTTATTGTCGGCTCAGCGAACGCGATTAATTTTACGGATGGGCTCGATGGGCTGCTGATCAACGTGGCCATTCCCACCTTCTTTTTCTTCTTTGTCATCTCGGAGCGCATAGAAGTAAAGACATTCTCATTAGTGATGGTCGGCTGCTTGCTCGGTTTGTTCATCTACAATATCTATCCGGCCAAAGCATTCATGGGCGACACAGGCTCGCTCGCCATTGGCGGTTCACTCGCCTTCTTAGCGGTGATCGAAAAGGTAGAGATCTTAATCCCTATCCTATTCTCCGTCTATCTCGTCGAGCAATTCTCCGTGATGCTCCAGGTCTGGTATTACAAAAAAACCAAATTAAGAATATTCCGAATGGCGCCAATCCATTATCACTTTAGTCTCAAATACGGCTGGAGCGAGAATAAAATCGTCATGGTGTTCGGATTCATTTCGTGGTTCTCCGCCTTTATCTCTTGGGCGATCTGGAAGTTCATATTGTAG
- a CDS encoding response regulator yields the protein MYRLLIADDEALEREGIEWIVNRMLPNTFEIMHAENGRMAIQKAYEFRPHIILMDIKMPGIQGLEALKEIKAHHPQVKMILVTAYEYFEYAKEALALGVKEYLVKPAKRDHIAALLQRLIDEIDQEKRKREEEIAVRDKFFQLLPLAETEMALVFMSDQVNETEVGQLADIVGVSIDKGCAIVLALPDLGKLPHKEIGNDKKYLFETVKSAAKGFIKQRTGCVVSSMVYWHMAIFLLEEDSSKDAVLREEALGLGTKLIENLHEQHGIDVTVGIGTVGADISGIRRSYFEGVFASTYEQQWGSLCLFEDLAVPRSEDSSDRHADAKFTEHIAERTYVELAIQRIREEREQRTWSVIDNAVTFIQERFREEISLEDVAEHVHLNPHYFSKVFKQQTGETFIDYVTRLRIDKAKVLIGEGQFSLKEVCYLVGYKDPNYFSRVFKKVAKVSPTEYRNQL from the coding sequence ATGTATCGCTTATTGATCGCAGATGACGAGGCGTTAGAGCGGGAAGGCATCGAGTGGATCGTGAATCGCATGCTGCCGAATACCTTCGAGATCATGCATGCGGAGAATGGTCGCATGGCGATTCAGAAGGCGTATGAGTTCCGACCGCATATTATTTTGATGGACATCAAGATGCCAGGGATTCAAGGGCTAGAAGCATTAAAAGAAATCAAAGCTCACCATCCGCAGGTCAAAATGATTCTAGTTACCGCCTATGAATATTTTGAATATGCCAAAGAGGCACTGGCACTTGGAGTCAAAGAATATTTAGTGAAACCGGCCAAACGCGACCATATCGCAGCGCTGCTTCAGCGGTTAATCGACGAGATTGATCAGGAGAAGCGGAAGCGTGAGGAGGAAATCGCAGTCAGGGATAAGTTCTTTCAGCTGCTCCCGTTGGCTGAGACGGAAATGGCGCTCGTCTTTATGTCGGATCAGGTGAATGAGACGGAAGTAGGGCAGCTGGCTGACATTGTTGGGGTCTCGATTGATAAAGGATGTGCTATCGTGCTAGCCCTGCCAGACCTAGGGAAGCTGCCTCACAAGGAGATCGGGAATGACAAGAAATATCTGTTTGAGACCGTAAAAAGCGCAGCGAAAGGGTTCATCAAGCAGCGCACAGGCTGTGTGGTCAGCTCCATGGTGTACTGGCATATGGCTATTTTTCTGCTGGAAGAGGATTCGTCGAAGGATGCAGTACTCCGGGAAGAAGCACTCGGTCTTGGCACGAAGCTGATTGAGAATCTTCACGAGCAGCACGGGATCGACGTGACGGTCGGGATCGGCACGGTGGGGGCGGATATCTCAGGCATCCGACGATCCTATTTTGAAGGTGTCTTCGCATCGACTTATGAGCAGCAATGGGGCAGCTTGTGTCTATTTGAAGATCTGGCGGTACCGCGGTCGGAAGATTCATCAGACCGACACGCTGATGCGAAGTTCACCGAACATATCGCAGAGCGAACGTATGTGGAGTTAGCTATCCAGCGTATCCGGGAGGAGCGGGAACAACGCACGTGGAGTGTCATCGATAATGCCGTAACGTTCATTCAAGAGCGATTTCGCGAAGAGATCTCGCTTGAGGATGTGGCAGAGCACGTCCACTTGAATCCGCATTATTTCAGCAAGGTCTTCAAGCAGCAGACCGGAGAGACCTTCATCGATTATGTAACGAGGCTGCGGATCGACAAGGCAAAGGTATTGATCGGCGAAGGCCAGTTCAGCCTGAAGGAGGTCTGTTATCTCGTAGGCTATAAGGATCCGAATTACTTCAGCCGTGTGTTCAAGAAGGTCGCGAAGGTATCGCCAACCGAATATCGCAATCAACTTTAA
- a CDS encoding methyl-accepting chemotaxis protein yields the protein MMKWRFTIRARLILSFIVILIAPSLAIGLFSYDSASSTVEKQIRQGTEQSVKLLNEKLSSVILENKQNVAFLANTIRNHEDKAQSYTSARQLIEQFQLQHKGIESAYVGTFDGIMIQFPDVKMPDGYDPRNRDWYKASVDKKGNTIVSPPYKSSSTGNMVITISRALEDGSGVIGVDVNLEQILTIAQNMKVGEKGYSIILDQNRRAIVHPTKKAGQVLKENWLDEVYSESSGHVDYELDGSPKIMDFVTNEETGWKIGGTIDVQEFKDAAGPIFRTTVIVIVIGLLAGFVIVYVTVRSILKPLRRLIQAANMVSDGDLTKRVHRESQDEIGILSETFDKMTDSLRTVLQEVADTSMQLSASSQELAAASEESAQASHYTAESMMQLAEGSDEQMNSMNRVDLTVQEMIMGVRQIAESSQTVSQAAVHSSDMVDEGRHSIQKTVHQMESISSSVSQLGESMKGLSDQARSIDDIVQAIAGIASQTNLLALNASIEAARAGEHGRGFAVVAAEVRKLAEQSNSMAQQIAETIQHIQSEMLRSAQDTEKSAAEVTLGIEVMHEAGEAFQRIEQSVNVVATQIQGVSASVQQMAAGTEQMASDILDAKSTTTAMAGNTQSVSATTEEQLASMQEISMSAEELSKMADRLKVVISQFKL from the coding sequence ATGATGAAATGGAGATTCACAATACGGGCGAGACTTATTCTATCTTTTATAGTCATATTGATCGCGCCCAGCTTAGCCATTGGCCTATTCTCCTATGATAGCGCCAGCTCCACAGTAGAGAAGCAAATCAGACAAGGTACGGAGCAAAGTGTCAAGTTATTGAATGAAAAATTGAGTTCGGTCATTCTGGAAAATAAACAGAATGTTGCCTTCCTAGCCAACACAATCCGAAATCATGAGGATAAGGCGCAGAGTTATACTTCTGCTCGGCAACTCATTGAACAATTCCAGCTTCAGCATAAGGGGATCGAGAGCGCCTATGTAGGCACGTTCGACGGAATCATGATTCAATTTCCTGACGTGAAAATGCCTGATGGCTATGACCCGCGCAACCGGGATTGGTATAAGGCGAGCGTGGATAAAAAAGGAAATACCATCGTTTCTCCTCCTTATAAATCATCTTCAACAGGTAATATGGTCATTACGATCTCACGAGCTCTTGAAGACGGCTCGGGGGTTATCGGTGTAGATGTAAATCTCGAACAAATCTTAACGATAGCACAAAACATGAAGGTGGGGGAAAAAGGCTATTCTATTATTCTAGATCAGAATCGCCGGGCCATCGTTCATCCGACCAAAAAAGCGGGGCAAGTATTGAAGGAGAACTGGCTGGATGAAGTATATTCCGAATCTTCTGGACATGTGGACTATGAGCTCGATGGCAGTCCCAAGATCATGGACTTCGTGACCAATGAGGAGACGGGCTGGAAAATTGGTGGAACAATCGATGTTCAGGAATTTAAGGATGCTGCTGGGCCGATCTTTCGTACGACCGTTATCGTGATCGTTATTGGCTTATTAGCCGGATTTGTTATCGTATATGTTACGGTCAGATCGATTCTGAAACCGCTGAGACGATTGATTCAGGCAGCCAATATGGTTAGTGATGGCGATTTAACGAAGCGGGTACATCGTGAATCGCAAGATGAAATCGGTATTCTAAGTGAAACATTCGATAAGATGACAGACTCATTACGTACGGTATTGCAGGAAGTGGCGGATACGTCTATGCAGCTGTCTGCTTCATCTCAAGAGCTGGCGGCGGCGTCTGAGGAATCTGCCCAAGCTTCTCATTATACGGCAGAGAGTATGATGCAGCTGGCAGAAGGATCGGACGAGCAAATGAATAGCATGAACCGTGTCGACCTTACTGTTCAAGAGATGATCATGGGCGTTAGACAGATTGCGGAGAGCTCACAGACCGTGTCACAAGCAGCTGTTCATTCGTCTGATATGGTTGACGAGGGTCGTCATTCTATTCAAAAAACAGTTCATCAGATGGAGTCGATTAGCAGCAGCGTCAGTCAGCTTGGAGAGTCTATGAAAGGACTAAGCGATCAGGCGCGCAGCATTGATGATATTGTTCAAGCGATTGCCGGTATTGCTTCGCAGACGAATTTACTCGCACTCAATGCTTCGATCGAGGCTGCTCGTGCAGGAGAGCATGGACGAGGATTCGCCGTCGTTGCAGCGGAAGTGCGTAAGCTGGCTGAGCAGTCTAACTCGATGGCGCAGCAAATCGCCGAGACGATCCAACACATCCAGTCTGAGATGCTCAGATCTGCACAGGATACAGAGAAGAGTGCAGCGGAGGTAACGCTTGGTATCGAAGTCATGCATGAGGCAGGCGAAGCTTTCCAGCGTATCGAACAATCGGTGAATGTCGTCGCAACACAGATCCAAGGCGTATCTGCTTCAGTTCAACAGATGGCCGCGGGAACCGAACAGATGGCTAGCGATATCCTGGATGCCAAGTCGACAACCACGGCGATGGCTGGGAACACACAGAGCGTCTCAGCTACGACAGAAGAACAGCTTGCTTCCATGCAGGAAATCAGCATGTCAGCAGAGGAGCTGTCGAAGATGGCAGATCGCTTAAAAGTGGTTATTTCTCAATTCAAGCTCTAA